One Maribacter cobaltidurans genomic window carries:
- a CDS encoding mandelate racemase/muconate lactonizing enzyme family protein produces the protein MKIANIEAFWLRCPIPKEKQHFSDYGLLTNFDMTLIVVTTDSGLQGFGEAKAAVGSSGSCASIVSCVENELKPQLIGQDARNISRIWEMVYNGTRDHYSLSRGRKFPILGRRGLTISALSGIDTALWDIKGKSLGVPVVELLGGSCRDKMEAYASGGWAKVDAIGEQLKGYTSKGFSGVKMRVGIMDETVKASVERVKAAREALGDNIKLMTDAHGTFSVPEAKQFCRGVADCNLYWFEEPINPDNKIGTAEVRSQTDIPIAAGESEYTAFDIRDMISERALDVLQPDCAIIGGITEAMRVSQLAHTYQLELAPHCWGSAFSFMAGLSVAFASPSANVIEFSLGGNPMMYDLVEEHIRVDDKGMISAPDKPGLGLNPNWDFVKDFKQ, from the coding sequence ATGAAAATAGCAAATATAGAGGCCTTCTGGTTGCGTTGCCCCATACCCAAGGAAAAGCAGCATTTTAGCGATTATGGACTATTGACCAATTTTGATATGACCTTGATTGTGGTCACTACGGATTCTGGTCTACAAGGATTTGGGGAAGCCAAAGCGGCCGTGGGCTCATCAGGATCTTGCGCCAGCATCGTCAGTTGTGTGGAAAACGAATTAAAACCCCAACTCATAGGTCAGGATGCCCGAAATATTTCCCGTATTTGGGAAATGGTCTATAATGGCACCCGGGACCACTACTCGCTGTCCCGTGGTCGAAAATTTCCCATTTTGGGACGACGGGGCCTCACCATTTCAGCGCTTAGCGGCATAGACACCGCCCTTTGGGACATTAAGGGAAAATCCCTGGGAGTTCCGGTGGTGGAATTGTTGGGTGGAAGCTGTAGGGATAAAATGGAAGCCTATGCCAGTGGCGGATGGGCCAAAGTGGATGCCATTGGGGAACAACTGAAAGGCTATACGAGTAAAGGATTTTCCGGAGTAAAAATGCGCGTAGGCATTATGGATGAAACGGTAAAGGCCAGTGTAGAACGTGTAAAGGCAGCTCGAGAAGCTTTAGGGGACAACATAAAATTGATGACCGATGCCCATGGCACCTTTAGTGTACCAGAGGCCAAACAGTTTTGTCGCGGTGTGGCGGATTGTAACCTATATTGGTTTGAGGAACCCATCAATCCGGATAATAAAATCGGCACTGCAGAAGTTCGCTCGCAAACCGATATCCCCATTGCGGCAGGTGAAAGCGAATACACGGCCTTTGACATTCGGGATATGATTTCGGAACGAGCCTTGGATGTGTTACAACCGGATTGTGCCATAATTGGTGGAATTACGGAAGCTATGCGGGTATCGCAATTGGCACACACGTATCAATTAGAACTGGCTCCTCATTGTTGGGGTTCCGCATTTTCCTTTATGGCCGGACTTTCGGTGGCCTTCGCCTCCCCGTCCGCAAACGTCATAGAATTCTCCTTGGGCGGAAATCCAATGATGTACGATTTGGTGGAGGAACACATACGTGTGGACGATAAGGGGATGATTTCGGCACCGGATAAACCCGGATTGGGCTTAAACCCCAATTGGGATTTTGTAAAAGATTTTAAACAATAA
- a CDS encoding GNAT family N-acetyltransferase, with amino-acid sequence MQFNITDNPAKKRYEAIVEDSLVFIEYIKAKEKIYLTHTEVPGALEGKGIGSSLVLKVLEDIEKQGLTLVPLCPFVAMYLKKYPEWRRLVMKGINIE; translated from the coding sequence ATGCAATTCAATATAACCGATAATCCGGCCAAAAAACGATATGAGGCCATTGTGGAAGATTCCCTTGTTTTTATTGAATATATCAAGGCCAAGGAGAAAATTTATCTTACCCATACCGAAGTACCGGGTGCATTGGAAGGAAAAGGCATCGGTTCTTCTTTGGTGTTAAAGGTTTTGGAGGATATCGAAAAGCAGGGGCTTACCCTCGTGCCTCTTTGCCCATTTGTAGCCATGTACTTAAAAAAGTATCCGGAGTGGCGAAGATTGGTCATGAAAGGCATCAATATAGAATAA
- a CDS encoding sugar phosphate isomerase/epimerase family protein, with product MELAIHNWMRAESLEHTLDRISKLDYTYLEIQGAPESYDAQKVKLQMDIYGIQCWGSVTLMLEERNLLAKDPAQRKMSVQYVKDLAKMVSDLGGSVISLVPATVGKIIPDATPDQEWEWAVEGVQEIYKYTEDLGLRIGIEPINRFETYFINRGEQALALAKEVGPNCGVCLDTFHMNIEEVDMFETIKKVGNRLVNFHVADNNRMAPGMGHLNWKKIIDTLREINYDKVLSVEFCAPLDRTPANPFPNSIETDPKELTAEQKKFLEDHGSSAITDEFYTMLTKKSMETLTKLIQ from the coding sequence ATGGAATTAGCCATACACAACTGGATGCGGGCAGAGTCCCTGGAACATACCCTCGACCGAATTTCAAAACTGGATTACACGTATCTTGAAATACAGGGGGCACCCGAAAGTTATGATGCACAAAAGGTAAAACTGCAGATGGATATCTACGGAATTCAATGCTGGGGCTCGGTAACACTGATGCTGGAAGAACGTAATCTTTTGGCCAAGGACCCCGCACAACGTAAAATGTCCGTACAATATGTAAAGGATTTGGCCAAAATGGTTTCGGATTTGGGCGGCTCCGTCATTTCCCTGGTTCCTGCCACAGTGGGCAAAATAATCCCAGATGCCACTCCGGACCAAGAATGGGAATGGGCCGTGGAAGGTGTTCAAGAAATATATAAGTATACCGAAGATTTAGGGCTACGGATAGGGATTGAGCCCATTAACCGTTTTGAGACCTATTTCATCAATCGGGGTGAACAGGCCTTGGCCTTGGCCAAAGAAGTTGGGCCTAACTGTGGGGTATGCCTGGATACCTTTCACATGAACATTGAGGAAGTGGACATGTTCGAGACCATAAAAAAAGTGGGCAACCGATTGGTAAATTTCCATGTAGCCGATAATAATAGAATGGCACCGGGCATGGGCCATTTAAACTGGAAAAAAATTATAGATACCTTAAGGGAAATCAATTACGACAAAGTACTTTCAGTGGAATTTTGTGCCCCGTTGGATAGAACTCCCGCGAATCCCTTTCCAAACTCCATCGAGACCGACCCCAAGGAATTAACGGCGGAACAAAAAAAGTTTTTGGAAGACCATGGAAGTTCTGCCATTACCGACGAATTTTATACCATGTTGACGAAGAAATCCATGGAAACCCTGACCAAACTTATCCAATAG
- a CDS encoding SGNH/GDSL hydrolase family protein, protein MKYLGMDYLARLKSVVADFWKHLGFNGSADKVQDDTMRTSQTDGEDPSDFWRHQIDRLKRRVRTLDQQENLIVFYGSSSIRLWVHMKNDLAPLNVLNLGFGGSNYAWCAHYFDEIFGPLHPGKIVLYAGENDLGEGKSPEVVLTDFKKLVQKIKEKDITIELAVISLKPTLARQGMIPEILETNHLLKQYVIHELGAQYIDVFNNMIGPNQKPLYDIYMSDGLHLNKAGYDIWSRTIRAAMLS, encoded by the coding sequence ATGAAGTATTTAGGAATGGATTATCTAGCGCGATTAAAATCGGTAGTTGCTGATTTTTGGAAACATTTGGGGTTTAACGGGTCTGCCGATAAGGTTCAGGATGACACAATGAGAACATCGCAGACTGACGGAGAAGACCCGTCCGATTTTTGGCGTCACCAGATTGACCGACTCAAAAGAAGGGTGCGGACCTTGGATCAACAGGAAAACCTAATTGTCTTTTATGGAAGCTCCTCCATACGGCTATGGGTTCATATGAAAAATGACCTAGCGCCCCTGAATGTGTTGAACCTAGGTTTCGGTGGTTCCAACTATGCTTGGTGTGCCCATTATTTTGATGAGATATTCGGTCCTTTACATCCTGGCAAAATTGTTCTATATGCCGGGGAGAACGATTTGGGCGAAGGCAAGTCGCCCGAGGTGGTGTTGACAGATTTCAAAAAACTCGTACAAAAAATCAAGGAAAAGGATATAACGATTGAACTTGCGGTAATCAGCTTGAAGCCCACCCTGGCCAGACAAGGGATGATTCCGGAAATTCTGGAAACCAATCACTTATTGAAACAGTACGTTATCCATGAACTTGGGGCCCAGTATATAGATGTGTTCAATAATATGATTGGGCCTAACCAAAAGCCCCTTTACGATATCTATATGTCCGATGGCTTACATTTGAACAAGGCCGGGTACGACATTTGGAGCCGTACAATTCGAGCGGCCATGCTTTCCTAG
- a CDS encoding M20/M25/M40 family metallo-hydrolase — protein sequence MNKPLLFFFLFFIGSIINLKAQTTEEIVAAIEKEGTENSKLEELAYQLMDYNGPRLVGTPEMKSAHDWAVNTYKSWGIDAENQQWGTWKGWQRGITHVDMVSPRVASLQATQLAWSPSTGKKGVTAELVTLPTVGDSMAFAKWLPSVKGKIVMVSMMQPTGRPDDNWEEFATEASFAKMKEEREAMEKAWDENMKNTGYSSRTINKALEDAGAVAIAQSRWSRGFGANKIFSAGTDKIPVVDISLEDYGMLYRMVEHGAKPQIKIVAESEDLGEVPTFNTIATIPGTELPDEYVILSAHFDSWDGATGATDNGTGTITMLEAARILKKVYPNPKRTILIGHWGSEEQGLNGSRAFVEDNPKIVEGLQALFNQDNGTGRVVRISGQGFLNSYAYLGRWLEAVPDAYKNEIETTFPGTPGGGGSDYASFVAAGAPAFSLSSLSWAYWNYTWHTNLDTYDKIVFDDVRNNAILTAILTYMACEDPEKTSREKAVLGINPRTGEQREWPSQRSPNRRGGLD from the coding sequence ATGAACAAACCACTACTATTTTTCTTTCTATTTTTTATTGGTTCCATTATAAACCTTAAGGCTCAGACTACTGAAGAAATCGTAGCCGCCATTGAAAAAGAAGGCACTGAAAACTCAAAACTGGAAGAATTGGCCTATCAGCTTATGGATTACAACGGACCCCGATTGGTGGGGACACCGGAAATGAAATCGGCACACGATTGGGCCGTAAATACGTATAAAAGTTGGGGCATTGATGCCGAAAACCAGCAATGGGGAACTTGGAAGGGTTGGCAAAGGGGCATTACCCATGTGGATATGGTTTCTCCTAGGGTGGCCTCGTTACAAGCCACTCAATTGGCATGGAGCCCAAGTACGGGCAAAAAAGGGGTTACCGCAGAATTGGTTACATTACCCACAGTGGGGGATTCCATGGCATTTGCCAAGTGGCTTCCCTCCGTAAAGGGGAAAATAGTCATGGTCAGCATGATGCAGCCTACAGGAAGACCGGATGATAACTGGGAAGAATTCGCTACCGAAGCATCCTTTGCCAAAATGAAAGAGGAAAGGGAAGCGATGGAAAAAGCCTGGGACGAAAACATGAAAAACACCGGATATTCCAGTAGGACCATCAACAAAGCTTTGGAAGATGCGGGAGCGGTAGCCATTGCGCAATCCCGCTGGTCTCGAGGTTTCGGAGCCAATAAAATATTCAGCGCGGGTACGGATAAAATTCCTGTGGTGGACATCTCCTTGGAAGATTATGGAATGTTGTATAGAATGGTAGAACACGGTGCAAAACCACAAATTAAAATTGTAGCAGAATCGGAAGATTTGGGAGAGGTACCTACCTTCAATACCATCGCTACCATTCCCGGAACGGAACTTCCCGATGAATATGTAATCCTTTCCGCCCATTTTGACTCATGGGATGGAGCTACGGGAGCAACGGACAATGGTACGGGAACCATTACCATGTTAGAGGCCGCCAGAATTTTGAAAAAAGTATATCCCAACCCAAAAAGAACTATTCTTATTGGTCACTGGGGTAGCGAAGAACAGGGGTTAAACGGTTCAAGGGCCTTTGTGGAGGATAACCCAAAAATTGTTGAAGGCCTACAGGCACTGTTCAACCAGGACAATGGTACGGGAAGAGTGGTACGCATTTCAGGACAAGGTTTTTTAAATTCCTATGCATATTTGGGCAGATGGCTGGAAGCCGTTCCCGATGCCTATAAAAATGAAATTGAAACCACTTTTCCCGGAACTCCAGGTGGAGGAGGTTCCGACTATGCATCCTTTGTCGCCGCTGGTGCACCGGCATTTTCCTTAAGCTCCCTGAGTTGGGCCTATTGGAATTATACATGGCACACCAATTTGGACACCTATGACAAAATTGTGTTTGACGATGTGCGCAACAACGCCATCCTAACGGCCATTTTGACCTATATGGCCTGTGAGGACCCTGAAAAAACATCGAGGGAAAAAGCGGTATTGGGTATCAATCCAAGAACGGGGGAACAACGGGAATGGCCATCCCAACGAAGCCCTAATCGTAGGGGTGGATTGGATTAA
- a CDS encoding Zn-dependent hydrolase, whose translation MKYQPKLTLLSIFTLFTIISGHSQVSVNQDRLEQRIFDLAKFGLQENGETERVAFSDANIEANKWVISELTKMGLETHTDFAGNIVATRSGTKKNMKPIVFGSHIDRVPNGGNYDGCVGSMAALEVIQTLNENNIKTKHPFQVVIFSNEEGGVMGSRAIAGHLGKTALGVRNSTGYSMGEGIMRLGGDTTRIAEVARKEGDVTAFLELHIEQGGTLEKENIEIGVVEGIVGLKWWNVEFTGFANHAGTTPMDARQDALLAAAKYIVAVNEITNSFESAQVGTVGRIKAEPGAPNVIPGKVVASLEIRDLSSEVIEKVFNAIKAKTEDIAEASNVKVEIQPLDTTADPAIMDSQIQKIIAKNAESLGLTYKYMPSGAGHDAQDMALIAPTGMIFVPSKGGISHSPKEFTSAEDMANGANVLLSSLLSLDKMMD comes from the coding sequence ATGAAGTATCAACCCAAACTGACGTTACTATCCATATTCACTCTTTTCACCATTATTTCTGGGCATTCACAAGTATCCGTAAACCAGGACCGATTGGAACAGCGCATTTTCGATTTGGCAAAATTCGGACTTCAGGAAAATGGGGAAACGGAGCGGGTCGCATTCAGCGATGCCAATATTGAAGCAAATAAGTGGGTCATATCGGAATTGACAAAAATGGGATTGGAAACCCACACCGATTTTGCGGGAAACATTGTGGCGACCAGGTCGGGTACTAAGAAGAACATGAAACCCATAGTCTTTGGGTCGCACATTGATCGTGTCCCAAACGGAGGCAATTACGATGGTTGTGTGGGTTCCATGGCCGCTTTGGAGGTCATCCAAACCTTAAATGAGAACAACATCAAAACGAAGCATCCTTTTCAAGTTGTCATTTTCTCCAATGAAGAAGGCGGGGTCATGGGCAGTCGGGCCATTGCCGGGCATTTGGGTAAAACCGCTTTGGGCGTGAGAAACTCCACGGGGTATTCCATGGGTGAGGGAATCATGCGTTTGGGAGGCGATACTACCCGCATCGCTGAAGTCGCAAGAAAAGAGGGGGATGTTACCGCTTTCTTGGAACTTCATATCGAACAGGGAGGCACTTTGGAAAAGGAGAACATAGAAATCGGGGTAGTTGAAGGTATTGTTGGACTTAAATGGTGGAATGTTGAATTTACAGGTTTTGCGAATCACGCCGGTACAACGCCTATGGATGCAAGACAAGATGCCCTATTGGCAGCCGCTAAATATATTGTTGCCGTAAACGAGATTACCAATAGTTTTGAGAGCGCCCAGGTAGGTACTGTAGGACGCATCAAGGCAGAACCAGGTGCTCCGAATGTAATTCCCGGAAAAGTCGTCGCCAGCCTTGAAATTAGAGATCTTTCTTCTGAGGTTATTGAAAAAGTATTTAATGCCATCAAAGCCAAAACAGAGGACATAGCGGAGGCTTCCAATGTCAAAGTCGAAATCCAGCCCCTTGATACCACGGCCGACCCGGCCATTATGGATTCACAAATCCAAAAAATCATTGCTAAAAATGCCGAGTCCTTGGGGCTTACCTATAAATATATGCCCAGTGGTGCAGGGCACGATGCCCAGGATATGGCACTTATTGCCCCTACCGGAATGATCTTTGTTCCCAGCAAAGGTGGCATTAGCCACTCCCCAAAAGAGTTCACTTCTGCAGAAGATATGGCAAACGGGGCCAATGTATTGCTGAGTTCCCTGCTTTCCTTAGATAAAATGATGGATTAA
- a CDS encoding VOC family protein produces MARAVKINHVALVVSNLEEACKFYEHELGLEPIPAFLFDYPTAFFKFNEEQQLHLTEWEDTYSFRGHLCVTVDDINEVFFRMKELGVIDINPWGKVRQLPDGAIQMFVRDPSGNLVEISSDPDDKDNIDPKIFEDELYKEGIYVSGRNDFRGYKTKDATLYHNK; encoded by the coding sequence ATGGCAAGAGCAGTAAAGATTAACCACGTAGCATTGGTAGTAAGTAATTTGGAGGAAGCTTGTAAATTCTATGAACACGAACTGGGCCTGGAACCCATCCCCGCATTTTTGTTCGACTACCCTACGGCCTTTTTCAAGTTCAACGAAGAACAACAATTGCACCTGACGGAGTGGGAGGACACCTATTCCTTCAGGGGGCATCTGTGCGTTACTGTAGATGATATTAATGAAGTTTTCTTCAGGATGAAGGAGCTTGGGGTAATTGATATTAACCCTTGGGGCAAGGTACGTCAACTTCCGGATGGAGCGATTCAGATGTTCGTTAGAGATCCTTCGGGGAATTTGGTGGAAATCTCTTCGGACCCGGACGATAAGGATAACATAGACCCTAAAATTTTTGAGGACGAACTATATAAGGAGGGAATCTACGTTTCCGGCAGGAACGATTTTAGGGGATACAAAACCAAGGATGCCACGCTATATCACAACAAATAG
- a CDS encoding 2-hydroxyacid dehydrogenase, with protein sequence MPKNILLLETVAEEAMNVLESAKDMNILTGFDESSLQKQLSENQIDAIITRGKGQVRASLMDALPNLKVISRCGVGLDNIDVAEATKRGIKVVNAPNSNANTIAEHTLSLLLVLQRNLYNAITMVKEDRWQDRAGYVGDELHGKTLGILGMGNIGTKVAKLADAFGMKVVYWSHKKEDVPYAFTDLDTVLKTSDAISIHLPLTPETENLIDASALEKMKPTALLINTARGKIIDQKALTESLYANQLGGFAADVLSEEPPHKNDPLLKLPNTYITAHVGSLTKTTYDFMCLSTVENTLAILRGEAPANNCIYNLKELNEPNR encoded by the coding sequence ATGCCAAAAAACATCCTTTTATTGGAAACCGTAGCCGAAGAAGCCATGAACGTATTGGAATCGGCCAAGGATATGAACATCCTTACCGGATTTGATGAAAGTTCACTGCAAAAACAGCTATCCGAAAATCAAATCGATGCCATTATTACCCGAGGAAAAGGCCAAGTAAGGGCCAGCTTAATGGATGCCCTTCCTAACTTAAAGGTAATTTCTAGATGTGGGGTTGGTTTGGATAATATCGATGTAGCCGAAGCGACAAAAAGAGGCATCAAGGTAGTAAACGCGCCCAACTCCAATGCAAATACCATTGCCGAACATACCCTTTCCCTCCTTTTGGTCTTGCAAAGAAACCTCTATAATGCCATTACCATGGTGAAGGAAGACCGATGGCAAGATAGGGCAGGTTATGTGGGGGACGAATTACATGGAAAAACCTTAGGTATTCTGGGTATGGGAAATATAGGAACAAAAGTGGCAAAACTTGCCGATGCCTTTGGAATGAAGGTGGTGTATTGGAGCCACAAAAAAGAAGATGTGCCCTATGCCTTTACCGATTTGGATACCGTATTAAAAACATCGGACGCTATTAGCATACACTTGCCCTTGACCCCAGAGACCGAAAATTTAATCGATGCTTCGGCATTGGAGAAGATGAAACCCACTGCATTGCTTATCAATACGGCCAGGGGCAAGATTATTGATCAAAAAGCTTTGACCGAATCACTCTATGCAAATCAATTAGGAGGTTTTGCTGCTGATGTACTTTCCGAAGAACCCCCGCATAAAAACGACCCATTATTAAAACTGCCCAACACGTATATCACCGCCCATGTTGGAAGTCTCACAAAGACTACCTATGACTTTATGTGTTTGTCTACTGTTGAGAATACCTTGGCCATTCTGCGTGGAGAAGCTCCAGCAAACAACTGTATTTATAACTTAAAAGAATTAAACGAGCCTAATCGATAA
- a CDS encoding (4Fe-4S)-binding protein, whose protein sequence is MDKEITKEYTKEDLTIVWKPNKCIHSGVCVEKLPDVYKPKEKPWITPENATVSDLQSQIKACPSGALSYYMKGEENKTDSQHVEIKILENGPFRIMGKVKIETASGETIHKDGPTSFCRCGASENKPFCDGTHRKSGFKG, encoded by the coding sequence ATGGATAAAGAAATAACCAAAGAATACACGAAAGAAGACTTGACCATTGTGTGGAAACCGAATAAATGTATCCATTCCGGGGTTTGCGTAGAAAAATTGCCCGATGTCTATAAACCGAAGGAAAAACCGTGGATTACCCCGGAAAATGCTACTGTTTCAGACCTGCAATCACAAATCAAAGCATGTCCTTCCGGCGCCTTATCCTATTACATGAAAGGAGAAGAAAACAAGACAGATTCGCAACATGTTGAAATCAAGATTTTGGAAAACGGCCCTTTTCGCATAATGGGCAAAGTAAAAATTGAGACAGCATCCGGGGAAACCATTCACAAGGATGGTCCAACGAGTTTTTGCCGTTGTGGTGCCTCGGAAAACAAGCCCTTTTGCGATGGCACACACCGAAAATCAGGATTTAAAGGATAA